A region of the Cannabis sativa cultivar Pink pepper isolate KNU-18-1 chromosome 3, ASM2916894v1, whole genome shotgun sequence genome:
GATTTCTGTATCAAATCTTGGTAAAATTACGTGTAAGAGGTAGTAAAAACTTCAAACTAGATTGGAATCACTGTTAGTCTTCATTCTGTACTTTCTATTTAGATGATAACCTTTCAATGCTTGTTCCTTCTGgagttttacttttttatttttgttttttggttCCTTCTGGAGAATGACATCATATAGAAGTGttgatggtttttttttttttttttcattattttttttgtttcataACTCACGGcccttaaaaatatattttggccACAGAAGCTGCTTCTAGTGCTAATAAGTTGTAGAacctttaattttttaagaaagcttgatgccTGAGCCAGTTGATGTGGTGttgtattatataataaatgggGAACATAATAAAAGAATTTCTCCCCTGTTAACTTACTGGGAGATATGCCTCCTTTTATAAATTTCAAGTGCTAGTTGTTGGACTTGTACTGTTTCTTTAGTGCTCTGATATAACTTGAAAATTATATGGCGGTTTTGTTTCAGGAAACTGATTGGGCAGGTTTACTTCACTTGGTGAAATTCTACAAGGGTCGGCGGTTTGATGCAGATATTGGACTTCCCAAGTGAGATGCTTTAACAGAAACATTTTGACATTTTATATGCTTACAAAATTTATACATGTTACAACcccatttttgtaattattttgtgattctttatatTGTTGCAGGCCAAATGACTTCCATGACTTTGCTGAATACTTTGTTCTTGAGGTAATGCAATGAGGTAGGATATGTAATACGTTATCAATGCTGTAATCGGTTTGGttcataatttttcatttataagTTCAAAGAAGTGGTTTGTTATTAGCTTGTCCATAATTTGAAGAATTTGTTGTACATCTTATAGATGTATTAATATCCCTGTCTTATTTGATGGGTCTGAAGTTTCTCTCTATATTCTTCTGCAGCTTTCTGGGACTCTGAAATTGATTTCTCTAATTTCGTTTtactcatgaaaatttaatatttcttaATATCTAATTAGATTTTTGGAGTACTTTAATATATCATCATAAGGATTGAAGTTGTCTCACTCTAGCCAAATATCAAATTAGCCTTTCTATCTTGTAGGCCATTCCACATGCAGTAGCTATGGTTAGAACAGCAGATAGGAAAAGCCCAAGAGAGGCAGTTGAATTTGTTTTACAGCTGTTGAAGGTAATTATTATTCTAACGTTATAAGCAGCAAGAGCAGGAAGACTGCTTCTCCTTCATCATGAGAGTGTatataaatctttttttaactCTACCATTAAAATTTTTTACTTGAGATCTGtgatacataaaaaaaatgggGGATAGACTTTATTTTCTCCTTGTTTGTGCATTCTTAGCCTTATAAAAAGTCTGATTTCATGTTTCCTGTTGCCTTGCCTGCATACCAAACAGTATAATGACAATAATGGAAATCCTTACTCTGATGTTTATTGGCTCGCTGCATTGATTCAGTCAGTTGGCGAACTTGAATTTGGACAACAGGTTTGATATAATTTCTATTTTGACTCTTGCTTCATCCATTCAATTTTTTGAGCACTAAACCAGTTTATTCTTCCCGATTTGTGGTAGTGGTTTCCTAGAATGTTGGCCTGTGAGTTTTTCAATTCCAGTTTTCCTCTGAATTTTCCACTCTTGTTCTTCCAAGTAAAGAATAAAAGATGCTTTTCTGTTGCTGCTAttgttgtaaaaaaataaaaataaaatcgtTACCTCACCATTATACCCTGAGCTTGATTTGTTACAAATTTTATGTACGGCAGAGTATTCTTCTTCTATCGTCCCTTCTCAAGCGCATTGACCAGCTTCTGCAATTTGACAGGTGCGTGACTTGCTTCATATGGATGACCAgttattattttagataattGTAAATCTAACTTTTATCGTGTATTTGGAAATGCCATATATTACCAGGCTGATGCCAAGTTATAACGGGATATTGACAGTTAGCTGCATTAGGACTTTAACTCAGATTGCGCTGAAGCTTTCTGGTTTCGTCCCTCTCGTGAGTTTTTCTTAACCTACTGTAGACTGCATTTCAATTATTTGGGGTATTAATTATATGGTGTTTTTGGGCAGGACCGCATTGTTGATCTCTTGAAACCGTATAGGGATTTAAAGGCAATCTGGCCAGTTCGCATTGAAGCTAGTAGGGCTTTACTTGATCTAGAGTTTCACTGTGGAGGCATTGATGCAGCTTTGTCTTTGTTCATCAAATATATAGAGGAAGAGCCGTCTTTGAGAGGTTGGCATCACTAACATTAGTGAAATAGTCACGATTCTATAGGATCTACCTAGTCTTATAcgaatattttcttttttccgTTTTTGTTCTTTAATTTCTATGCGGCATGCACACTTAATATGCATTCACAATTTCAGGGCAGGAGAAATTGGGCGTGCATGCTATGAGATTGTGTCAGATAAGAGTTGGATCTAATTCTAATGATGACATAAGAAGCCATACTCTTGTGAATATGCTCCATCTACTTGAGGGACGGATTTCATTCAACAATATCTTTCTTCGTCACCACCTGTTCTGTATCTTACAAATCCTTGGGGGAAGGTGCTATCCTTTTCCTTTTCTACCCTTATTGATATGGATAATTTCTCCTGCATTGTCGCAGTGTAGCATTCTTATGTTGAGAAGTAATAACCTTTCTCTGTGTGTGTGTATTTACcaagtatatataatttaaatcttaACCTGTGCCCATTTTTACTTGATAATTATTAGGCCACCGACACTTTATGGGGTTCCAAGGGATCATAGGCCATTTCATATGGGTGATGTAGAAGCCTGGCACGAGCAGAAAAACATGTTCAGCTCTTTTCTTCCAGAAATCAAACTACCATCTGAACCTCAGAACCTTCCACACAACACTTTTGTCTTGTCAGAAGCTTCTGATGCAATGTTTTCTGTCCCAGAAGCTTCTAAGAATGGTTTGGCTGTTCTACAAGATCCTGGCGATGGCTTAGCTGTTTCAGAAGCTCACAAGGATGTTTCATCTGTTTCAGAAGCTTTCAAGGAAGATTTTTCTGGTCGGGATGCTTTCAAGGATGGTGTTCTCTATGTTTCAGAAGCCTTCAAAGAGGATTTTTCTGTACAGGAGTCTTCCAAGGATGGTTTGTCTGTTGTGGAAGCTCCCAATGATGGTTTGTCCGTTGTGGAAGCTCCCAAGGATGGTTTGTCCGTTGTGGAAGCTCCCAAGGATGGTTTGTCCGTTGTGGAAGCTCCCAAGGATGGTTTGTTTGTCGTGGAAGCTCCGAAGGATGATTTTTCTGTCGTGGAAGCTTCAAGGGATTTGGTGGCTGTTCCTGAAACCTCCAATGATGGTTTGGCTGCTCCAGAATCTTCCAAAGGTGGCTTGTCTGCTCCAGAGCCTTTGAAAGATGGATTGGCTGCTCCAGAGCCTTTGAAAGATGGATTGGCTGCTCCAGAGCCTTTGAAAGATGGATCTGCGGCTCCAGAACCTTCCAGGGATGTTTCTGAAGCTTCCAAGGATGGTTTGGCAATTCCCGAGCTTTCTAAGGAAGCTGATACAATTTCTACGAGTCATGGACGGAAGAGGCCAGTTGTTAAAATCAGAATGAAAAGATCTACTGCTACAAGTAGAGCAACAGAGTTTGATAATCTTAATCTTGAAAGATCCCAGGGCGGACATTACGAAATTGATCGCGGGGCCAGCAGTTCAATGTCTGTTGATGCGCCCCACAGAACTTTTGCAGAAGCTGTGAGTATTAGTACTCAAAATCTTGAAGAAGTCAACTCATGCTATGATCGTGGGTCCAGGATGACTGCTAGTATAGGCAGTGCGAAACTTGTGAGTGATGCTGATGATGTGGGCAAGGAACTCCAATGCACAGCTGATTCAAGCAAGGTTTCCGGGCTAGGTCAACCAGATGACCCATCATCATCTAGCTTCATCCAGGACAATAATGTAGATGCCGGTGCACAAAAGTTTGCAAGTCTTCAAGCTCTGTCAGATTCAAGGCATGGTCATGGAAAAGAAaaggagaaaaagaagaagaaagacaaaGACAAGAAACGGAAGCGGGAAGACCATAAAGGGCACAAGGACGATCCTGAGTATTTGGAAAAGAAGCGGCTgaaaaaggagaagaagaagaaggaaaaggAGATGGCCAAGTCCTCTTCTTTGCACGACCAGGCCAAGGTATCCTCTGTAGTAGAACAGATAAATAAGAAAGAGGAACTTAAGATCAAATCATCAACTGTTGAAGCAAAACCAATTGTATCTAGTGGATCCAAATTAGTTATCCCAGCAGCAGTAAGGGTTGAGAATAAGCCTGACGCCTCAACACAAGGCACTACTTCTGTTGCTCCCAAAAttcgaataaaaataaaaagcagaACGATCAACAAATCATAGCTTATGTATGTTTCCCTGTAATATCAAAAAGTGGCTGGATTCTGAATTTCCCTAGATGTTTTTGATTCATCTCCGGCAACGTTTAAGTACATAGTACTAGTAAAGCAAGTTTAGTAGCTGACCCTggaatgtatttttgtaaactgTATTGGTTACGACAATCTGAGTATTTGAGATTCATACGGCCTTGTTCTATGATCTTTGACTTGTATGAATGTATTTTCAGTTTGAAATTTAATTCACTAAATACAGTATTTACCTTATTACTAAAACTTTATTATAGGGTGACAACAGATTTTCTGATTTTGATATAGGTGtatgatataaaaatttgagaaaCATTTCCATCTTTTTGCACAATTCAAGtatgtttgataattttttaagaCATGCTGCAGACATGTGGTTGACGAAGTTTTCCATGGTAATAAAGTGAACTGTTATCTTATTAATAGCATagaacttttatttatttatttattttttttcatgttacTAAATCCAATGATGTAATAATCTTCTCTATTCCAAATGAAAAGAGATTACCTACGGTTAAAGGTTAGCTATTTAAGATGGCTAAATTGATCCTTGGAAGGTTTTAATGACAGTGAATACCAGATTTCACTGTCATTTGTCATTTTATCAGGTAAGTGTACTATTGTATCTTGTCACATGATGTGATCCTAAATGGTTCAAAAATTTGAACCCGAACAAGAATAATGAGTCCTGAAACTAATTTTAGAAGTTTTTGGCTCctaaattttcttaattattgtTTCACTTGCACTTAACTCTTTAAGTTCAAATTTTTGTAGTAAAATCTTTCAACTACTGATCTATCATCAAATTTAAGGTGTTATCCAGTTTATAGCCACTATGGACTGTTTACGTGTACTCTTGTACATGTGATGCGTTTATATTGGTacacttaatatttttattttaaaatttattttaaattaaataaaattataaaaataaaaaatattataaatattttttataattttgaaattaaaatattaggCGTATTAATATAAACGTGCCATGTGTTCAAGAGTGTACACATAAGCAGTCTATGTTGGCAGTTAACTGTGAAAAATAAATGACACTTGAAATTTGCTAGCAGTTCAGTAGTTTAGAGGATTTTACTGCTAAAATTTGAGCTTGAAGGGTTAAGTGCAAGTGGAATAATAGTTGAGAGGGTTTAATCGCAATTTTTTTGAGAATAAGGATGCCTTAGATCGTTCCAAAATCAGATTCTATAAAACAAGGACCATCACCCActatctattaataaataaaaaacaaaggtATAAGAAAGATATAAAATATTGCactcaaaaaataaaagaaggatTGAGAGTGATAAGTCAAGGATTTGAACGCCACAAGAAAGATCTTGATAAGCTGTAATAAGTTCTTTAAAGAACCAAAGAGAAAACATTCTCTAAATGTATTAGGAtttgatttgtttgtgattcaaaaattgtgttttttaaaaatgtttTTTGGAAACAAAAATTTATTGTGAGTGAAAAATTGTTTCTAAATATGTGATTGGTTGTAGTGTGATTTAatgtttttgagttttaaaaaattgaatatgtGATTGGTTGagaatctcaaaataaaaaagtaagaaaataatTGGAAAGTTTTTGGATTCCATGAtttgaaaacataaaaaatatcaaaatgatattttcattttttagcctaaaactcaaaataatattcaaattttatttttgaaaacacTCAACCAATTAAGAATTTTTAGGTAGACTCCCaccattttaattttcaaaaacataaaatagttTTCAATTTCCAATCTGATTTGAAAACTTGTATCTTTCCCAATTTATACTTTGAACAACCCTCCAAATATAAGAAAAAACTATATTTAAAGTATTAAATTGATACATACATTACTAAGGATCTAAACCCTTCAATTCTATACTATTAGACTTCTAAAAAGTAGCTAAATGACTATATACAAAAAAATCTAAATGAAACCAATCAAAATATAACTAAATGACATTTATAAAAGGGAATTTTGTGGCATAAATActctttttatttgttttgttgcTAATAAGTACCTAATTTCTGAAAATAGCGGTAAAAATcatcaaattatatttttccgTTACTCCCGTTAGTACCCACTTAACAGCCTCTTTAATAGCTCAAAAAGAATGCCACATGTTGATTCATAATTGGTCTAATTCatactttttattaaataaatttaaaataaaaactaattaaataaaattttaaataatatatattaattattcttCTTCTCAGAACGACTCATGACTCCATGAACCAACCCCATGAAATATTTCATGTATTTGAAGTAAAACGAATCTTGGCAGCCATATCTATGCCACTCAGCTACACACACCCATAAATTTTTGgttttcttttataaaaattcattaacttttcaattttcacaaAGAAGATTAATAAATCATCTTATAAATTTAATGCCCAACTAATGTTTATACAATACCCAGTAACAAATCTCCATTTACAACCCAAGTCGTCAACTCCACTAAGCTTCTATCTTCGTTGAAGGGTAATCTTACCAGCTTTTGATCTCTGCGACGATAAAGATTGGTTGCTAAGCGAGATTTCACGGCGAGGAGGATGGGCGCGGAGTTGGACAAGCCTAGGTTAGGAGGTGCAGAGATCGGGAGCGAGTTTAGGCAGATCGAAAATCAGAGGTGCAAATGGAGCAAGAACAGAGAACTCCagttcatcaaaaaaaaaaaaaaccaagcgGAGAAGTCCATTGCagggaaagaagaaaaagaagaaaatgatttttaatttattagttttttattttaaatttatttaaataattttaattaaaattatgaatTAAACCAATTATGAATCAACAAGTGGTATTCTTTTTGAGCCATTAAAGGAGCCGTTAAGTGAGTACTAACGGCACTAATGGAAATACATAATTTGAGTATTTTTgcctttatttttaaaatttgagtacTTATTagcaacaaaacaaagaaagtgagtatttatgccgcaaatttccctttataaaaacataaaatatatgcCTATAACTCCTCCAAACTGAAATGCCATGTTTTGGGAAGTGACCAACCATTTTAAATTGGCTCAATAACATGGACTAGACATTGATCTCCATTTTGGGTAATTTTTGACTTTATCTTCCTATAATAAGTCAATATTTCTTGGATTAGCTCATTAAATGTTTCTTTGAACCATCTATATCTTGTTCTCGTAATTGGCCCAATTAAAACCTGTAATGACTCTTTTAGTATTGCTCTTTTATTCTCATCATTCCCTTCCTCTTGAAAATAATTTGTCCTCAGATCTTCATCTATATCAAAAAAGAGACAAATCAGAAACGTTAAAACTTGCACTCACATTATACTTACCTTGAAGGGCTAATTTATAAGCATTGTCATTGATCTTTTCCAACACTTGAAATGACCAATCACCCCTTCAAAGAAGTTTAGATTGTCTTTGAACAAGAAATCATTCCTTCCTCATATGCACCCAATCGTCAAGttcaaataaaactttatttcgCCATTTGCTGGCTTGGGCTGCATATTGTTCAATCCTTTTCTCAATGTTTCATAAAACTTTCTCATGAATATGTATAACAAAACCAGCTTTCCCTTTTCCATCTAAGTTAACACGCTCAGTCAAAGACAACGGAATTAAATCCAAAGGAGTTAATGAATTAAAACCATATACAATTTCAAAAGGTGAAAACTTAGTTGCATAATGCACACTCCTATGATATGCAAACTTTACATGTGGCAAGTAATCTTCTCATATTTTCATTGTTAGGGTTTATGCCCTATATCAAGCATTCAATGGataatatactatacaatatatgaaatacaattataagacaaataaatatgttaattataaaagtataattaataaatatttgaaaattctatACGCACATATAAAGATGGTATGATTTTGTAAGGTAGTACAAgagaattaagatcatacaatatgaataaaataagtCAATAGAGTATTAAAGTATGAAATCTTTAATATGAAATTACCAAGTACGGTTTGCTATGCACCATACTCTAGTGCGTGTGATTTTGATTCAAATCACATATATGGATAGACATGTGGTAAATGTAATGTGTATAATTTGATTATACATGGGTGGACCGATATATAAGAACATATTTCATCAATAAACCATTTATCATGAAAGAGCTATTCATATCACAATGATGATCATTAGTAGATCAATCTCAATCTTGAATATACATGTAATGCTCTATCCCACAGGGACGTCacatgtgtgattttataaactagtttaatactaatagattaattaattattaaaaaccgtgatgatgttaaaaacttgactaaaataaaatactaaaaataaacatcatATCGACATTAAAAACGTGTTCCGGagatccctgttataaaaagtttaCAAAAGACTATATACGACAATAattcaaaatacaaaattaaaatacacagcagatacagcGCAAAACAACTCATGGCAACTCGGCACACAGGCCAGtggggtcaatatgtacattgttgGAGAAGATTGTCATCTCATGGCTGCTCTAACTtttccttgcccttacctacaccaCAGAGCACTCGCGAGTCACATAGACTCATCAAGAAAAGTAATAAGGAAGaatacattaaataattaattatacattttattattataaaatgatTAAACAATAACATTCAATAGTAGATAATATAACCAGCCATAGAAATAGACATGCTCATATATTGCATTGCCTAATAAGGCAAGCCTGTGTCATAatttaatatcatatataatatcattgcaccacctaatcaggtg
Encoded here:
- the LOC115709819 gene encoding transcription initiation factor TFIID subunit 2 isoform X1, encoding MAKPRKPKNEDASNKPENSGPVVRHQKLCLSIDLDKRHVYGYTELEIVVPEIGIVGLHAENLGIDNVYVDGEPAEFEYYPHNYQFTENESRWCYVTSPITAADAAGSAYISALERELVPNLLINCYKSFKTGGEQQEQPVLENGVQQASGEIKQNVRLVRVNYWVEKAETGIHFDGNVFHTDNQIRRARCWFPCIDDTLQRCCYDLEFTVAQNLVAVSSGNLLYQVLSKDDPPRKTYVYKLDVAVSAQWISLVVGPFEVFPDHQSCVISHMCLPVHLSKLRSTVEFFHSAFSCYKDYLSVNFPFGSYKQVFIEPEMAVCSLGLGASMSIFSSQILFDEKIIDQTIDTRIKLACALAQQWFGVYITPETPNDEWLLDGLAGFMADFFIKRCLGNNEARYRRYKANCAVCKADDNGATSLSSSASSKDLYGTQSIGLYKKIRSWKSVAILQMLEKQMGPESFRKILQTIVSRAQDKTRSMRSLSTKEFRHFANKVGNLERPFLKEFFPRWVESCGSPLLRMGFSYNKRKNMIELAVLRGCTAVPDSSASVVNGRPESENRDSEVGWPGMMSIRAHELDGTFDHPVLPMAGETWQLVEIQCHSKLATRRFQKPKKGTKLDGSDDNGDGTLPLDMRSSMDSPLLWMRADPEMEYLAEIHFNQPIQMWINQLEKDRDVIAQAQAIAMLETSPQLSFNIVTALNNFLTDSKAFWRVRIEAAFALANTASEETDWAGLLHLVKFYKGRRFDADIGLPKPNDFHDFAEYFVLEAIPHAVAMVRTADRKSPREAVEFVLQLLKYNDNNGNPYSDVYWLAALIQSVGELEFGQQSILLLSSLLKRIDQLLQFDRLMPSYNGILTVSCIRTLTQIALKLSGFVPLDRIVDLLKPYRDLKAIWPVRIEASRALLDLEFHCGGIDAALSLFIKYIEEEPSLRGQEKLGVHAMRLCQIRVGSNSNDDIRSHTLVNMLHLLEGRISFNNIFLRHHLFCILQILGGRPPTLYGVPRDHRPFHMGDVEAWHEQKNMFSSFLPEIKLPSEPQNLPHNTFVLSEASDAMFSVPEASKNGLAVLQDPGDGLAVSEAHKDVSSVSEAFKEDFSGRDAFKDGVLYVSEAFKEDFSVQESSKDGLSVVEAPNDGLSVVEAPKDGLSVVEAPKDGLSVVEAPKDGLFVVEAPKDDFSVVEASRDLVAVPETSNDGLAAPESSKGGLSAPEPLKDGLAAPEPLKDGLAAPEPLKDGSAAPEPSRDVSEASKDGLAIPELSKEADTISTSHGRKRPVVKIRMKRSTATSRATEFDNLNLERSQGGHYEIDRGASSSMSVDAPHRTFAEAVSISTQNLEEVNSCYDRGSRMTASIGSAKLVSDADDVGKELQCTADSSKVSGLGQPDDPSSSSFIQDNNVDAGAQKFASLQALSDSRHGHGKEKEKKKKKDKDKKRKREDHKGHKDDPEYLEKKRLKKEKKKKEKEMAKSSSLHDQAKVSSVVEQINKKEELKIKSSTVEAKPIVSSGSKLVIPAAVRVENKPDASTQGTTSVAPKIRIKIKSRTINKS